In one Modestobacter sp. L9-4 genomic region, the following are encoded:
- a CDS encoding primosomal protein N', giving the protein MARVVVDVPLAHLDRPFDYAVPEELADHVVAGCRVRVRFAGKLVDGVVLELAGSTDHTGKLAPLAKVVSPEPVLTPEVAELTRSVADRYAGSMTDVLRLALPPRRGAPEKRPRQDPPPPPPAPDPAGFARYPTGALLLEAVAQGHPARAVWTALPGEDWPTRLAELCQAALSGGRGALVVVPDGKDLDRLAAAAEALLPAGSVAVLRADSSPDTRYSRFLSASRGTAQVVLGTRGAVFAPVRDLGLVVIWDDGDDLHAEPRAPYPHARDVLVHRAHLASCAAVVAGTARTAEAALLVESGWAHELVADRATLRTAAPRVEALGSDFELARDPAARSARLPTLGFDVARKALQAGTPVLIQVPRSGYVPSLVCDRCRAPARCAHCAGPLGIAPQPGANGVRIAACRWCARPAATFDCPHCHGTKLRAAVIGASRTAEELGRAFPGAAVRVSGRSSGVLATVSGDPAIVVATPGAEPVAEGGYGAALLLDSWALLGRADLRAGEETMRRWMNAAALVRAGGRVVVSADAAHPVVQALVRWDPAGLATRELADRRELGFPPVTRMASLSASPAALAEFLDALRLPEGADVLGPVPEPPRPGQEGERERYLVRIRRGEGVALARALHDVQGVRSARKALEHVRVQLDPLELA; this is encoded by the coding sequence GTGGCCCGGGTCGTCGTCGATGTGCCGCTGGCCCACCTGGACCGGCCCTTCGACTACGCCGTGCCCGAGGAGCTGGCCGACCACGTCGTGGCCGGCTGCCGGGTGCGGGTGCGGTTCGCCGGCAAGCTCGTCGACGGCGTGGTGCTCGAGCTGGCCGGGAGCACCGACCACACCGGCAAGCTCGCCCCGCTGGCCAAGGTCGTCTCGCCCGAGCCGGTGCTCACCCCCGAGGTCGCCGAGCTGACCCGCTCGGTCGCCGACCGCTACGCCGGGTCGATGACCGACGTGCTGCGGCTGGCCCTGCCGCCCCGCCGGGGTGCGCCGGAGAAGCGGCCGCGGCAGGACCCGCCGCCGCCCCCGCCGGCCCCCGACCCGGCCGGGTTCGCCCGGTACCCGACGGGTGCGCTGCTGCTGGAGGCCGTCGCCCAGGGCCACCCGGCGCGCGCGGTGTGGACGGCGCTGCCCGGCGAGGACTGGCCCACCCGGCTGGCCGAGCTGTGCCAGGCCGCGCTGTCGGGTGGTCGCGGTGCACTGGTCGTCGTCCCCGACGGCAAGGACCTCGACCGGCTCGCCGCCGCGGCCGAGGCGCTGCTGCCCGCGGGCTCGGTGGCGGTGCTGCGCGCGGACTCCTCGCCCGACACCCGCTACAGCCGGTTCCTGTCCGCCTCCCGTGGGACGGCGCAGGTGGTGCTGGGCACCCGCGGCGCGGTGTTCGCCCCGGTGCGGGACCTCGGCCTGGTGGTCATCTGGGACGACGGCGACGACCTGCACGCCGAGCCCCGCGCCCCGTACCCGCACGCCCGCGACGTGCTGGTGCACCGCGCGCACCTGGCCTCCTGCGCCGCCGTCGTCGCCGGCACCGCGCGCACCGCCGAGGCCGCGCTGCTGGTCGAGTCCGGCTGGGCGCACGAGCTGGTCGCCGACCGGGCGACCCTGCGCACCGCCGCCCCGCGGGTGGAGGCGCTGGGCAGCGACTTCGAGCTGGCCCGCGACCCCGCCGCCCGCTCGGCCCGGCTGCCCACCCTGGGGTTCGACGTCGCCCGGAAGGCCCTGCAGGCCGGCACCCCGGTGCTCATCCAGGTGCCGCGGTCGGGCTACGTGCCCTCGCTGGTCTGCGACCGCTGCCGCGCCCCCGCGCGGTGCGCCCACTGCGCCGGGCCGCTGGGCATCGCCCCGCAGCCCGGGGCCAACGGCGTCCGGATCGCCGCCTGCCGGTGGTGTGCGCGGCCGGCGGCGACCTTCGACTGCCCGCACTGCCACGGCACGAAGCTGCGCGCCGCCGTCATCGGCGCCTCCCGCACGGCCGAGGAGCTGGGCCGGGCCTTCCCGGGGGCGGCGGTGCGGGTGTCCGGCCGCAGCTCCGGCGTGCTGGCGACCGTGTCCGGTGACCCGGCGATCGTCGTCGCCACCCCGGGCGCCGAGCCGGTCGCCGAGGGCGGCTACGGCGCCGCGCTGCTGCTGGACTCCTGGGCGCTGCTCGGCCGGGCCGACCTGCGCGCGGGGGAGGAGACGATGCGGCGCTGGATGAACGCCGCGGCGCTCGTGCGGGCCGGTGGCCGGGTCGTCGTCTCCGCCGACGCCGCGCACCCGGTGGTGCAGGCGCTGGTGCGCTGGGACCCCGCCGGGCTGGCCACCCGCGAGCTCGCCGACCGCCGCGAGCTGGGCTTCCCGCCCGTCACCCGGATGGCCTCGCTGTCGGCGTCCCCGGCCGCGCTCGCGGAGTTCCTCGACGCACTGCGGCTGCCCGAGGGCGCCGACGTCCTCGGGCCGGTCCCCGAGCCGCCGCGGCCGGGTCAGGAGGGCGAGCGGGAGCGGTACCTGGTGCGGATCCGGCGCGGCGAGGGCGTCGCGCTGGCCCGCGCGCTGCACGACGTCCAGGGGGTGCGCAGCGCACGCAAGGCGCTGGAGCACGTGCGCGTGCAGCTGGACCCGCTCGAGCTCGCCTGA
- the fmt gene encoding methionyl-tRNA formyltransferase yields MAGAPVLRARRLAAAGPRREGEPPLRLLFAGTPAPAVVSLEALLGSAHEVVAVLTRPDAPAGRGRRTSRSPVAERADAAGIPVLQPRSPRDPEFLAQLADLAVDCAPVVAYGALVPPAALDVPVHGWVNLHFSLLPAWRGAAPVQHALMAGDEVTGAATFQLEAGLDTGPVFGVVTEPIGPRDTSGDLLGRLAVSGAGLLVATLDGIADGSLRAEPQPAEGISLAPRIETEDARVDWALPAHVVDRRVRGVTPAPGAWTTFRGNRLRLAPVEPQQSPPALEAGELSVGPAGVLVGTAHGAVRLTEVQPAGKKMLPAADWARGARLEPGERLGEQGGA; encoded by the coding sequence GTGGCAGGGGCACCAGTCCTACGTGCCCGACGGCTCGCCGCTGCCGGCCCCCGTCGTGAAGGTGAGCCCCCACTGAGGCTCCTGTTCGCCGGCACCCCGGCCCCGGCCGTCGTCTCCCTCGAGGCGCTGCTGGGCTCCGCGCACGAGGTCGTCGCCGTCCTCACCCGGCCCGACGCCCCCGCCGGCCGCGGGCGCCGCACCAGCCGGTCGCCGGTCGCCGAGCGCGCCGACGCCGCCGGCATCCCCGTGCTGCAGCCCCGCTCGCCGCGGGACCCCGAGTTCCTCGCCCAGCTGGCCGACCTGGCCGTCGACTGCGCTCCCGTGGTCGCCTACGGCGCGCTCGTGCCGCCGGCGGCGCTCGACGTCCCGGTGCACGGCTGGGTGAACCTGCACTTCTCGCTGCTGCCCGCCTGGCGCGGCGCCGCACCGGTGCAGCACGCGCTGATGGCCGGTGACGAGGTCACCGGCGCCGCCACCTTCCAGCTGGAGGCGGGGCTGGACACCGGCCCGGTCTTCGGGGTGGTGACCGAGCCGATCGGCCCCCGCGACACGTCCGGGGACCTGCTCGGCCGGCTCGCCGTCAGCGGTGCCGGGCTGCTCGTGGCCACCCTCGACGGGATCGCCGACGGGTCGCTGCGCGCGGAGCCCCAGCCGGCCGAGGGCATCAGCCTGGCGCCGCGGATCGAGACCGAGGACGCCCGGGTCGACTGGGCGCTGCCGGCGCACGTCGTCGACCGCCGGGTCCGCGGGGTCACCCCCGCACCGGGCGCCTGGACCACCTTCCGGGGCAACCGGCTGCGGCTGGCCCCGGTCGAGCCGCAGCAGTCCCCGCCGGCCCTGGAGGCGGGCGAGCTGTCGGTCGGCCCCGCCGGCGTGCTGGTCGGCACCGCGCACGGCGCCGTCCGGCTCACCGAGGTGCAGCCGGCGGGCAAGAAGATGCTCCCGGCGGCGGACTGGGCGCGCGGCGCCCGGCTCGAGCCCGGCGAGCGCCTCGGTGAGCAGGGGGGCGCGTGA
- the coaBC gene encoding bifunctional phosphopantothenoylcysteine decarboxylase/phosphopantothenate--cysteine ligase CoaBC: MSKIVLGVGGGVAAYKSALLLRALTERGHEVRVVPTASALRFVGAATFEALSGNPVSTEVWDDVPEVAHVRIGQAADLVLVNPATADLLARAAAGRADDLLTATLLTAHCPVVFVPAMHTEMWLHPATQDNAATLRRRGAVVLPPAVGRLTGPDSGPGRLPEPADVAALAELVLATGPGALAQDLTGRRVVITAGGTREALDPVRFLGNRSSGRQGWALARVAAARGADVVLVAANVEAPAPFGVRVVGVGSTEELRTAVHAEAAGADVVVMAAAVADFRPVTVAGTKLKKGGATEPSELQLVRNPDVLVELVAARPAGQRVVGFAAETGDDEGDVLTHARAKLARKGVDLLVVNDVSAGRVFGRPDNEVTLLDADGTATAVPAAGKDVVAAAIWDRVVTGLTPRG, translated from the coding sequence ATGAGCAAGATCGTGCTCGGCGTCGGCGGCGGCGTCGCGGCCTACAAGTCCGCCCTGCTGCTCCGGGCCCTCACCGAGCGCGGCCACGAGGTGCGGGTCGTCCCGACCGCCTCGGCGCTGCGCTTCGTCGGTGCGGCCACCTTCGAGGCGCTCAGCGGCAACCCGGTCTCCACCGAGGTGTGGGACGACGTCCCCGAGGTCGCCCACGTGCGCATCGGCCAGGCCGCCGACCTGGTGCTGGTCAACCCCGCCACCGCCGACCTGCTCGCCCGCGCCGCTGCCGGCCGGGCCGACGACCTGCTCACCGCCACGCTGCTCACCGCGCACTGCCCCGTGGTGTTCGTGCCGGCCATGCACACCGAGATGTGGCTGCACCCGGCCACCCAGGACAACGCCGCCACCCTCCGCCGACGCGGGGCGGTCGTGCTGCCCCCGGCCGTGGGCCGGCTCACCGGCCCGGACTCCGGTCCCGGCCGGCTGCCCGAGCCCGCCGACGTCGCCGCGCTGGCCGAGCTGGTGCTCGCCACCGGCCCGGGCGCCCTGGCCCAGGACCTCACCGGCCGACGGGTCGTGATCACCGCCGGGGGCACCCGCGAGGCACTGGACCCGGTGCGCTTCCTGGGCAACCGCTCCTCCGGGCGGCAGGGCTGGGCGCTGGCCCGGGTCGCCGCCGCCCGCGGCGCCGACGTCGTGCTGGTCGCGGCCAACGTCGAGGCCCCGGCGCCCTTCGGCGTCCGGGTCGTCGGGGTGGGGTCGACCGAGGAGCTGCGCACGGCCGTGCACGCCGAGGCGGCCGGCGCCGACGTCGTGGTGATGGCCGCCGCCGTCGCGGACTTCCGGCCGGTCACCGTCGCCGGCACCAAGCTCAAGAAGGGCGGGGCCACCGAGCCGTCGGAGCTGCAGCTGGTCCGCAACCCCGACGTCCTGGTCGAGCTGGTCGCCGCCCGCCCGGCCGGTCAGCGGGTGGTCGGCTTCGCCGCCGAGACCGGGGACGACGAGGGCGACGTGCTCACCCACGCCCGCGCCAAGCTCGCCCGCAAGGGCGTGGACCTCCTGGTGGTCAACGACGTGTCCGCAGGCCGGGTCTTCGGCCGCCCGGACAACGAGGTGACGCTGCTGGACGCCGACGGCACGGCCACCGCCGTCCCGGCCGCGGGCAAGGACGTCGTGGCCGCGGCCATCTGGGACCGGGTGGTGACCGGCCTCACCCCGCGGGGCTGA
- the gmk gene encoding guanylate kinase, with the protein MADGNRARLTVLSGPSGVGKGTVVAEVRRRHPEVWVSVSVTTRKPRPGEVDGEHYWFVDDESFDDLMATDNLLEWASYAGNRYGTPRGPVEEQLRAGSPALLEIELQGARQVRERAPEAQLVFLAPPSWAALVSRLAGRGTEHPEVQERRLALAQAELDASGEFDVVVVNDDVARAADELVGLLTAPPPAGP; encoded by the coding sequence ATGGCTGACGGGAACCGTGCGCGGCTGACCGTGCTCTCCGGCCCCTCCGGGGTGGGCAAGGGCACGGTCGTCGCGGAGGTCCGGCGCCGGCACCCCGAGGTCTGGGTGTCGGTGTCGGTCACCACGCGCAAGCCGCGTCCGGGCGAGGTCGACGGCGAGCACTACTGGTTCGTCGACGACGAGTCCTTCGACGACCTGATGGCCACGGACAACCTGCTGGAGTGGGCCTCGTACGCGGGCAACCGCTACGGCACGCCCCGGGGTCCGGTCGAGGAGCAGCTGCGGGCGGGTTCGCCGGCGCTGCTGGAGATCGAGCTGCAGGGCGCCCGGCAGGTGCGCGAGCGCGCGCCGGAGGCCCAGCTGGTCTTTCTGGCCCCGCCGTCGTGGGCGGCGCTGGTCAGCCGGCTGGCCGGCCGCGGCACCGAGCACCCCGAGGTCCAGGAGCGTCGGCTGGCCCTCGCGCAGGCCGAACTGGACGCCTCCGGCGAGTTCGACGTGGTGGTCGTCAACGACGACGTGGCCAGAGCGGCGGACGAGTTGGTAGGCTTGCTGACTGCGCCTCCGCCCGCTGGTCCCTGA
- a CDS encoding dihydroorotate oxidase, with protein sequence MTGGGVQAGGTAELQRELRATGLTGSVLRGLAAAAVARLDGVADLAVPSWAAEVTTRLDAGALEDGDLPALVRVLATTGQHRLLARSGVRYPAYALTDDVAGARVGPPGPRLPVRPRAAGSFEVLGRRVGFPIGVPACPMTGTAAWVQYLAGNGFNLLTYKTVRSREHAANAFPNWAFVPGAREPFGPGAPPVVHAEPSDWVTPGDPAVTSTNSFGVPSPDPAVWTEDVAAAVRCLAEDQLLLVSVMGEDDGDGTAQLQAIADDFARTALLAEAAGAPVVELNLSCPNTLGSGGGVRPPICLDPELTTAIVETTRRALSSTTGLVAKLSWLDGPALAGLVPRIAPHLDGIAAINTVQCAVQRADGSPTFPGRPLAGVSGVAVRDLALEFTARLLQLRATGGHRFDVLAMGGVTDPASAAALLELGAAGVQTATGAFADPFLARACVEELA encoded by the coding sequence GTGACCGGCGGCGGCGTCCAGGCCGGGGGGACGGCGGAGCTGCAGCGCGAGCTGCGCGCCACCGGGCTGACCGGCTCCGTCCTCCGCGGCCTGGCCGCCGCCGCCGTCGCCCGCCTGGACGGCGTGGCGGACCTCGCCGTGCCGTCATGGGCGGCCGAGGTGACCACCCGGCTGGACGCGGGCGCGCTGGAGGACGGCGACCTGCCCGCGCTGGTCCGCGTGCTGGCCACCACCGGGCAGCACCGGCTGCTGGCCCGCTCTGGCGTCCGGTACCCCGCCTACGCGCTGACCGACGACGTCGCCGGTGCCCGGGTCGGCCCGCCCGGGCCGCGGCTGCCGGTGCGCCCGCGCGCGGCCGGCAGCTTTGAGGTGCTGGGCCGGCGGGTCGGCTTCCCGATCGGGGTGCCGGCCTGCCCGATGACCGGCACCGCGGCGTGGGTGCAGTACCTGGCCGGCAACGGCTTCAACCTGCTCACCTACAAGACCGTCCGCAGCCGTGAGCACGCCGCCAACGCCTTCCCGAACTGGGCGTTCGTCCCCGGGGCGCGGGAGCCGTTCGGGCCCGGTGCGCCGCCGGTGGTGCACGCCGAGCCCTCGGACTGGGTGACCCCCGGCGACCCCGCGGTCACCAGCACCAACTCCTTCGGCGTCCCCTCACCCGACCCCGCGGTCTGGACCGAGGACGTCGCAGCCGCCGTCCGCTGCCTGGCCGAGGACCAGCTGCTGCTGGTCAGCGTGATGGGCGAGGACGACGGGGACGGCACCGCGCAGCTGCAGGCGATCGCCGACGACTTCGCCCGCACCGCGCTGCTGGCCGAGGCCGCCGGCGCGCCCGTGGTGGAGCTCAACCTCTCCTGCCCGAACACCCTGGGCTCCGGCGGCGGCGTGCGGCCGCCGATCTGCCTGGACCCCGAGCTGACCACCGCGATCGTCGAGACCACCCGGCGCGCGCTGTCCTCGACCACCGGGCTGGTCGCCAAGCTCTCCTGGCTCGACGGGCCCGCGCTGGCCGGGCTGGTGCCGCGGATCGCGCCGCACCTGGACGGGATCGCGGCGATCAACACCGTGCAGTGCGCGGTGCAGCGCGCCGACGGGTCGCCCACCTTCCCGGGCCGCCCGCTGGCCGGGGTGTCCGGGGTCGCGGTGCGCGACCTGGCCCTGGAGTTCACCGCCCGGCTGCTGCAGCTGCGCGCCACCGGCGGCCACCGCTTCGACGTGCTGGCCATGGGCGGGGTCACCGACCCGGCCAGTGCCGCCGCACTGCTGGAGCTGGGCGCGGCCGGGGTGCAGACCGCCACCGGGGCGTTCGCCGACCCCTTCCTGGCCCGGGCCTGCGTCGAGGAGCTGGCATGA
- the rpoZ gene encoding DNA-directed RNA polymerase subunit omega produces MSGVAPAPEGITNPPIDELLERTSSKYGLVIYAAKRARQINAYYSQLSEGLLEYVGPLVDTAPQEKPLSIALREINEGLLTHTAGEN; encoded by the coding sequence GTGTCCGGAGTCGCACCCGCCCCTGAGGGCATCACCAACCCGCCGATCGACGAGCTGCTCGAGCGCACCAGCAGCAAGTACGGCCTGGTCATCTACGCCGCCAAGCGCGCGCGCCAGATCAACGCCTACTACAGCCAGCTCTCCGAGGGCCTGCTGGAGTACGTCGGCCCGCTGGTCGACACCGCTCCCCAGGAGAAGCCGCTGTCGATCGCGCTGCGGGAGATCAACGAGGGCCTGCTGACCCACACCGCCGGCGAGAACTGA
- the def gene encoding peptide deformylase has product MSVTPIRIMGDPVLRTPAAPVVDFDKELHQLVADLTDTMHAAGGAGLAAPQIGVGLRVFTWYVDGEVGHIVNPDVVPVGEDVERDAEGCLSIPGYRFDCDRYLTVAATGWDMHGEPLRVEGSHKLARAIQHETDHLDGVLFVDRLDAEARAAALDVLAGAEWQGHQSYVPDGSPLPAPVVKVSPH; this is encoded by the coding sequence GTGAGCGTCACCCCGATCCGGATCATGGGCGACCCGGTGCTGCGCACCCCCGCCGCCCCCGTCGTCGACTTCGACAAGGAGCTGCACCAGCTCGTCGCCGACCTGACCGACACCATGCACGCCGCCGGCGGCGCCGGCCTGGCCGCGCCCCAGATCGGCGTGGGCCTGCGGGTGTTCACCTGGTACGTCGACGGCGAGGTGGGCCACATCGTCAACCCCGACGTCGTCCCCGTGGGCGAGGACGTCGAGCGGGACGCCGAGGGGTGCCTGTCGATCCCCGGCTACCGGTTCGACTGCGACCGCTACCTCACCGTCGCGGCCACCGGTTGGGACATGCACGGTGAGCCGCTGCGCGTCGAGGGCTCGCACAAGCTCGCCCGCGCCATCCAGCACGAGACCGACCACCTCGACGGCGTCCTGTTCGTCGACCGCCTGGACGCCGAGGCCCGAGCCGCCGCGCTGGACGTGCTGGCCGGTGCCGAGTGGCAGGGGCACCAGTCCTACGTGCCCGACGGCTCGCCGCTGCCGGCCCCCGTCGTGAAGGTGAGCCCCCACTGA
- the metK gene encoding methionine adenosyltransferase, whose protein sequence is MPRRLFTSESVTEGHPDKIADQISDAILDAMLAQDPRSRVAVETMITTGQVHIAGEVTTSGYVDIADIVRKTILGIGYDSSRKGFDGASCGVSVSIGAQSPDIAQGVDTAYEARRAELTGAEHRAAVADDMIERQGAGDQGLMFGYATDETPELMPLPIALAHRLSRRLSAVRKDGSVPYLRPDGKTQVTVVYEDDRPVAVDTVVVSSQHAEDISIDTLLAPDIEELVVVPALAELGLPTTGHRLLVNPTGKFVIGGPMGDAGLTGRKIIVDTYGGMARHGGGAFSGKDPSKVDRSGAYAMRWVAKNVVAAGLARRCEVQVAYAIGAAHPVGLFVETFGTNAVPEDVLEKAITAVFDLRPGAIVRDLDLLRPIYAPTAAYGHFGRTDVELPWERLDRVDALRAATGV, encoded by the coding sequence GTGCCACGCCGTCTCTTCACGTCCGAGTCGGTGACCGAGGGCCACCCGGACAAGATCGCCGACCAGATCAGCGACGCGATCCTGGACGCGATGCTGGCCCAGGACCCCCGCAGCCGGGTGGCCGTGGAGACGATGATCACCACCGGCCAGGTGCACATCGCCGGTGAGGTGACCACCTCCGGCTACGTCGACATCGCCGACATCGTCCGCAAGACCATCCTGGGCATCGGCTACGACTCCTCGCGCAAGGGCTTCGACGGCGCCTCCTGCGGCGTCAGCGTCTCCATCGGCGCGCAGTCCCCGGACATCGCCCAGGGCGTCGACACCGCCTACGAGGCCCGCCGGGCCGAGCTGACCGGTGCCGAGCACCGGGCCGCGGTGGCCGACGACATGATCGAGCGCCAGGGTGCCGGTGACCAGGGCCTGATGTTCGGCTACGCCACTGACGAGACCCCCGAGCTGATGCCGCTGCCCATCGCGCTGGCGCACCGGCTGTCCCGCCGGCTGTCCGCGGTGCGCAAGGACGGCTCGGTGCCCTACCTGCGGCCCGACGGCAAGACACAGGTCACCGTCGTCTACGAGGACGACCGCCCGGTCGCCGTGGACACCGTGGTCGTGTCCTCCCAGCACGCCGAGGACATCTCGATCGACACCCTGCTGGCCCCCGACATCGAGGAGCTGGTGGTCGTCCCCGCGCTCGCCGAGCTGGGCCTGCCCACCACCGGCCACCGGCTGCTGGTGAACCCCACCGGCAAGTTCGTGATCGGCGGCCCGATGGGCGACGCCGGCCTGACCGGCCGCAAGATCATCGTCGACACCTACGGCGGCATGGCCCGGCACGGCGGCGGCGCCTTCTCCGGCAAGGACCCGTCCAAGGTCGACCGCTCGGGCGCCTACGCCATGCGCTGGGTGGCCAAGAACGTCGTGGCCGCGGGCCTGGCCCGCCGCTGCGAGGTGCAGGTCGCCTACGCGATCGGCGCCGCGCACCCGGTCGGCCTGTTCGTGGAGACCTTCGGCACCAACGCCGTCCCCGAGGACGTGCTGGAGAAGGCCATCACCGCGGTGTTCGACCTGCGCCCCGGCGCGATCGTCCGCGACCTGGACCTGCTGCGCCCGATCTACGCCCCGACCGCCGCCTACGGCCACTTCGGGCGCACCGACGTCGAGCTGCCGTGGGAGCGGCTGGACCGCGTCGACGCCCTCCGCGCCGCCACCGGGGTCTGA
- the mihF gene encoding integration host factor, actinobacterial type, whose protein sequence is MPLPELSPEQRAAALEKAAAARKARAELREKLKAKGTTVGDVLKQGETDEVIGKMRVSAVLESLPGVGKARAAKIMERLEISPTRRVRGLGANQRKALESEFAGEQVQPDQIPAEGAL, encoded by the coding sequence GTGCCCCTTCCCGAGTTGTCCCCCGAACAGCGCGCCGCTGCCCTGGAGAAGGCCGCCGCGGCCCGCAAGGCCCGCGCCGAGCTCCGCGAGAAGCTCAAGGCCAAGGGCACCACGGTCGGTGACGTCCTCAAGCAGGGCGAGACCGACGAGGTCATCGGCAAGATGCGCGTCTCCGCCGTCCTGGAGTCCCTCCCGGGCGTCGGCAAGGCCCGCGCGGCCAAGATCATGGAGCGGCTGGAGATCTCCCCGACCCGCCGTGTCCGTGGCCTGGGCGCCAACCAGCGCAAGGCGCTGGAGTCCGAGTTCGCCGGCGAGCAGGTCCAGCCCGACCAGATCCCGGCCGAGGGCGCACTCTGA
- the pyrF gene encoding orotidine-5'-phosphate decarboxylase, whose protein sequence is MTFGARLAAAVADRGPLCVGIDPHRELLLEWGLTDDAEGLRRFTDLVVDALAGHVAVLKPQLAFYERHGSAGLAVLEDAVPAARAAGALVLLDAKRGDIGSTMAGYADYLRPDHPLAVDALTVSPYLGPDSLEPARRTADEFGGGLFVLARTSNPDAATFQSALVGERSVAQTVVDTVGRWNSPDRAGGDPADADQQGRWGPSTGSHGVVVGATLAELDVDLSGLRGPVLAPGLGAQGGSVADLRRLFGDRAVVPSVSRDVLRAGADAAALRAAADRWTAELSA, encoded by the coding sequence ATGACGTTCGGTGCCCGGCTCGCCGCGGCCGTCGCCGACCGCGGGCCGCTGTGCGTCGGCATCGACCCGCACCGCGAGCTGCTGCTGGAGTGGGGCCTCACCGACGACGCCGAGGGTCTGCGCCGGTTCACCGACCTCGTCGTCGACGCCCTGGCCGGGCACGTCGCCGTCCTCAAGCCGCAGCTGGCCTTCTACGAGCGGCACGGCTCGGCCGGGCTGGCCGTGCTCGAGGACGCCGTCCCAGCCGCGCGGGCGGCCGGTGCGCTGGTGCTGCTGGACGCCAAGCGCGGCGACATCGGCTCGACCATGGCCGGGTACGCGGACTACCTGCGCCCGGACCACCCGCTGGCCGTCGACGCGCTGACCGTCAGCCCCTACCTCGGGCCGGACTCGCTGGAGCCGGCCCGCCGGACCGCCGACGAGTTCGGCGGCGGGCTGTTCGTGCTCGCCCGCACCTCCAACCCCGACGCCGCGACCTTCCAGTCGGCGCTGGTGGGGGAGCGCAGCGTGGCCCAGACCGTGGTCGACACCGTCGGCCGGTGGAACAGCCCGGACCGGGCCGGGGGCGACCCGGCGGACGCCGACCAGCAGGGCCGCTGGGGGCCGTCCACCGGTTCGCACGGTGTCGTCGTCGGCGCGACGCTGGCCGAGCTGGACGTCGACCTGTCCGGACTGCGCGGGCCGGTGCTCGCCCCCGGGCTCGGTGCCCAGGGCGGGTCGGTGGCCGACCTGCGACGGCTGTTCGGCGACCGGGCCGTCGTCCCCTCGGTGTCCCGCGACGTGCTGCGGGCCGGCGCGGACGCCGCCGCCCTGCGCGCCGCCGCCGACCGGTGGACGGCCGAGCTGAGCGCATGA